A segment of the Sporichthya brevicatena genome:
ACGGCGTCACAAAGATCTACTTCGCCGACGTCCCCGGCCCGCTCCCGCGCGATCTCAGCCGCACGCTGAAAGCCGGCGTCGAGCTCGAGGACGGCGTCGCGCGCGCCGACAAGTTCCGCCAGATCGGTCTGGTCGGCGGGCGGGCCCAGGTGGAGATCGAGATCCACGAGGGCCGTAATCACATCGTGCGCCGCATGCTGGAGGCCGTCGGGCACCCGGTGTCGCGGCTGGTCCGCGTCCAGATCGGCCCGGTGAACATGGGCAACCTCGCCCCGGGCCGGATGCGCCACCTCACCACGCACGAGATCTCGGCGCTGCTGACGGCGTCCGAGTCGACCGACAAGCCCCGCAAGGCCCCGGCGAAGGTCCCCGGGACGACCGCCGCCAAGCCCGCGGCGAAGCGCGGCGGCAAGCGGCCGGACCCGGCGAGGAAGAACGTCGGCGCCCCCTCGGTCCGCAAGGCCGCCGCGGAACGCAAGGCCGCGACCGCGAAGCAGGCGCCGGCCAAGAAGGCGGCAGCGAAGAAGACCGTGGCGAAGAAGACCGTGGCGAAGCAGACCGTGGCGAAGAAGACCGCACCCCGGCCGAAGCGTCCCCGCGGCTAGGGTTTGCCGCGCACGAGACAGCAACGAGGGAAGGTTCGAACGTGGCGGTGCGGGCGATCCGCGGTGCGGTGCAGCTGGACTCCGACGAGCGGGAGCACATGCTCGCGTCGGTGGCGGAGCTGGTCGGGGCGGTGCTCGAGCGGAACAAGCTGGCGGTCGACGACCTGATCAGCATCGTGTTCACCGCGACGCCGGACCTGCACTCGGAGTTCCCCGCGGTCGGGGCCCGGGACATCGGGATCACCGACGTGCCCCTGCTGTGCGCCCAGGAGCTCGAGATCGCCGGGGCGATGCCGCGCGTGATCCGGCTGCTCGCGCACGCCGAGACCGAGCTGACGAAGGCCGAGATCTCGCACGTGTACCTGCGCGGCGCGGTGGCGCTGCGCAAGGACATCGCCCAGTGAGCCGGGTTCCGTGACCGAGCTCCCGGCCCTGGGCAGCGTCCTGGTGGTCGGGACGGGGCTGATGGGCACCTCGGTGGCCCTCGCCCTGCGCGGCCACGGCGTCGAGGTCCACCTGACCGACCGCGACCCGGCGGTCGCGGAGATGGCCGCTGCGTTCGGGGCCGGCACCGTCGCGGGGCCGGACACGCCCCCCGCGGACCTGGCCGTGATCGGCGCCCCGCCGGCGGCCGTGCCGGCCGTCCTGGCGGACCTGCAGCGCCGCGGCGCCGCGGCGGCCTACACCGACCTCGCCTCGACCAAGAGCGGCCTGCAGCGCGCCCTGGAGGGCGCCGGGGCGGACGCGACCACCTTCGTCGGCGGCCACCCGCTGGCGGGCAGCGAACGGTCGGGCCCGACGGCGGCGCGGGGCGACCTGTTCGAGGGCCGTCCCTGGGTGCTGACGCCGTCGGCGGACAGCGCGCCGGACGCCGTGGCGGCCGTGCGGGAGCTGATCCGGCTCTGCCGCGCCAACGCCGTCGTCATGGACCCCGAGGAGCACGACCGCGCCGTCGCGCTGGTCTCGCACGCTCCGCAGGTGCTCGCGAGCCTGGTCGGGGCGCGGCTCGTCGACGCACCCGAGGACGCCGTCCAGCTGGCCGGGCAGGGAGTCCGGGACGTCACGCGGATCGCGGCGTCGGACCCGGCGCTGTGGACCGAGATCCTCGGCGGCAACGCCACGGCCGTGGCCGACGTGCTCGACGGCGTCGCGCGGGACCTGGAGGCCGTCCGCCAGGCGCTGCGGGCGGGCGACATCTCGCCGGTGACGGCCGCGCTGCAGGCCGGGAACGCCGGGCGGGCGCGACTGCCCGGCAAGCACGGCGGGGAGCCCGCGAAGTACACCTGGGTGCCGGTCCTGGTGCCCGACCGGCCGCGCGAGCTGGCCAGGCTGATGACCGACGTCGGTGACGCGGACTTCAACATCGAGGACCTGGAGATCGAGCACTCGCCGGGTCAGCCGGTGGGTCTGGCGCGGATCGCGGTGCGCCCGGATCGGGCAGAACCGCTGGTCGCGGAGCTGCGCTCCCGCGGATGGACCGTGCATTGGTGAGCGTCACAAGGTCGTTTTCGCAGGTCAGCGCCGATGTAGAGGTAGGATGGTTGCCCGTGGAGACCGCGCCGATCGTGCTCGCGATGGACGGACCTTCGGGGTCCGGCAAGTCCAGCGTCTCCCGTGAGGTCGCCGCGACCCTCGGATTCCGCTACCTCGACACCGGCGCCATGTACCGGGCGATCACCTGGTGGATGCTCCGCGAGGGCGTGGACGTCGACGACGCCGAGACCGTCGGCGCCCTGGCCGGCAAGCCCGAACTGCTGATCGGCACCGACCCGACGGCTCCGACCATCAGCGTCGACGGCACCGACGTCTCCGCCCCGATCCGCGGCCGCGAGGTGACCGGCGCCGTGAGCGCGGTCAGCGCCGTGCCGGCCGTCCGCGCCCGTCTGGTCGCGATGCAGCAGCAGATCATCGCCGGGACGTTGGAGCAGGGTCAGGGGATCGTCGTCGAGGGCCGGGACATCGGCACCGTCGTCGCCCCCGAGGCCCCGGTGAAGATGTTCCTCACCGCCTCCGCGGACGCCCGCGCCAGCCGCCGGACCCGCGAGGTCCTCGACACCGGCGAGAACGCCACGGTCTCGGAGATGCACGCCGACATGGCCCGCCGGGACCGCCTCGACTCCTCCCGCGCCGCCTCGCCGCTGACCCAGGCCCCGGACGCGGTGCTGCTCGACACCACCCCGCTCGACAAGGACGGCGTCGTGGCTGCCGTTCTGGAGCAGGTCCGCCGTACGCTGCTGCAGCCGGTGAGCGGCACGTCCTGACGGAGGCGGCATGACCGTCCGCATCTCGTTGCTGGGCGGTCTGCGCGTCCTCGTCGACGGACGTGAGATCGACGCCTGGCCCGGACGGCGGCCGGCCGAACTCGTCGCGCTGCTCGCGCTCGCCGAGCGCCGGTCGCTCCTGCGCGACCAGGTGCTCGACGCGTTGTGGCCGACCCTGGAGCCGGAGGCGGCGGCCGCCCAACTCCGCAAGGCGGCCCACCACGCGCGGCAGGTGCTCGGGCGGGACGAC
Coding sequences within it:
- a CDS encoding pseudouridine synthase is translated as MDDDININDGNINDGNSDGDDFDTADDTTAAGTPVRLQKVLAAAGVGSRRACEDLIAEGRVEVDGRIVTELGTRVDPDTAIIRVDGSRLPTRTGMTYLVLNKPKGVVSTMSDPEGRPCVGDYVRDRKERLFHVGRLDTDTEGLILLTNDGELANRLSHPRYGVTKIYFADVPGPLPRDLSRTLKAGVELEDGVARADKFRQIGLVGGRAQVEIEIHEGRNHIVRRMLEAVGHPVSRLVRVQIGPVNMGNLAPGRMRHLTTHEISALLTASESTDKPRKAPAKVPGTTAAKPAAKRGGKRPDPARKNVGAPSVRKAAAERKAATAKQAPAKKAAAKKTVAKKTVAKQTVAKKTAPRPKRPRG
- the aroH gene encoding chorismate mutase translates to MAVRAIRGAVQLDSDEREHMLASVAELVGAVLERNKLAVDDLISIVFTATPDLHSEFPAVGARDIGITDVPLLCAQELEIAGAMPRVIRLLAHAETELTKAEISHVYLRGAVALRKDIAQ
- a CDS encoding prephenate dehydrogenase translates to MTELPALGSVLVVGTGLMGTSVALALRGHGVEVHLTDRDPAVAEMAAAFGAGTVAGPDTPPADLAVIGAPPAAVPAVLADLQRRGAAAAYTDLASTKSGLQRALEGAGADATTFVGGHPLAGSERSGPTAARGDLFEGRPWVLTPSADSAPDAVAAVRELIRLCRANAVVMDPEEHDRAVALVSHAPQVLASLVGARLVDAPEDAVQLAGQGVRDVTRIAASDPALWTEILGGNATAVADVLDGVARDLEAVRQALRAGDISPVTAALQAGNAGRARLPGKHGGEPAKYTWVPVLVPDRPRELARLMTDVGDADFNIEDLEIEHSPGQPVGLARIAVRPDRAEPLVAELRSRGWTVHW
- the cmk gene encoding (d)CMP kinase — protein: MDGPSGSGKSSVSREVAATLGFRYLDTGAMYRAITWWMLREGVDVDDAETVGALAGKPELLIGTDPTAPTISVDGTDVSAPIRGREVTGAVSAVSAVPAVRARLVAMQQQIIAGTLEQGQGIVVEGRDIGTVVAPEAPVKMFLTASADARASRRTREVLDTGENATVSEMHADMARRDRLDSSRAASPLTQAPDAVLLDTTPLDKDGVVAAVLEQVRRTLLQPVSGTS